attttttttaaaagaaatttatttaaattatttactcAAACTGAATTTAAATGTCCCTTCAatctttatatattatataaatatagataTGAATATTGTTATGCATCAAATATAGggaatagatttttttaattgttaaaaaaaattgagagtgtaaaatgtgatttttaatcCTTTATTACTCtctttttcatatttatttttaatccaacttataaaattaatggtgAAAGATCACATTTTACGCCctcaattattaaaaataaaaaataaaaaaatccatttcATCAAATATGTTTGTCATTCATCGAAATAaacaattataataattttcGAGTAATCAATTTATGCATTCAACTAAAATTACACTTGTGTTTtttaattatgcttttaaaatctttttgtattttctatttttttaatattttctttgtttcttctctttttattattttgttaagaggaaaaaataaagaatacaaaaaaattgaagaagaataaaaaataacacaaaaaatataaaaaaataaaatgatacgaaaaaaagaagaaaaagagttgtgcattttataaaaaaattcatttttttaaatttatatttattttgagaATCTtctatattttgattttataattttttatgttatttaataaattatttaaaaggaCTACAATAATATTTCAAACACTtagtataaatttaattataaaagtatttattgagtttgtattttttatttctatttaaaaaattttaaaaatataagatttaACTAACGTATCTCTTTAGGATTATGTTaagtgtacactaaaatcagttaCTAAAGTCAATTATTActataacatatatattaaaatatacaaaaatattatttgtataccAAAATCAATCACTAAAATCAACCACTAATGTATTTgagtataaatatatgtgtactttaatttattttcaatgtgtatttatattttatcatgtattttatactaacGACGGACTTTGATGGCCgattttagtgtacacgtaGTATAACTCtagaatataaatacacattaaaaataaattaaatcatatatgtatttatacacaataTATTGCTggctaattttaatatataaatagtaattttattttaggacatataataaaaaaacataacttaaaaattatttataaaaaatataaaatttaatatatttaatatatattattaaaataaattatttaaaaattattattattattattaagtttttttggtgactattaTTATTAAGTTTAAATCATGGCTTGAggatacatattatatataaaaaaaattaattgtgcTTTCTGACTTCCGAGTCACAATGAGGTGGCAAACAAAAGAAGCTGGCGGGTGGCCTTATCCAAAAGCACTAATTCAATGATTTCAAAACCCATCACAAGGATTATGAAACGTGTTGCAGCCTGCGACCTTTCACCACATAAAATGGTCCCCACCAAACCTTAAATAAACGTAAATTACTTACTCTTGTAGTATAGAATTGCGTCCCACCACGGGGCCACAAGAAATCAACACGTGTCCAAACTGATCAATCCACACCATCCGATCCTACCGACGACCCCATCAAAACCTCGAAGTTCAATCCAATCCACGCAATAATTCAACGTTATCTGTTTTATAATCTTACCCTTTAGCCATTACTAGATTGAGGCTTCGGTTTATCGGTATCGGTTTTTTATTTGCacataatttttcataaaaataaatttttacaaTCTACATTAAATTTTTCTGAAGTTACCCAagtattttcaaattttataatctcttaatataaaaataatacaataaattaatttagagttgaattcaaattaattttatatatttaaataaaaatataaaaaaatattttatgcgttaaaatttattacgtaataaaataatatataattgttagGTAAATCCCTTAAAAATACCAGAATAATCGCCATAATtgtttttgtaaaaaaaattatttttgttatttgtttattaagaacgtaatatattatatattgcttTTCTAATACTTCCGTTTACCATTTCAAACTACTTCCCACTTCTCACGTTTGTTTGACGTTGCTTTTCAATAaagctttcttcttttcaatcCCTTCTCTGTCGCcggtctttttctttttcttccttttccaTCTAAATTTTCTCGAGAAAATCCGAATCCGAAGATAAAATATTGAATCTGAACGGAGAATTTGTGAAGTTCTGAAGAAATTTCAAACGGAGATAAAGAAAAAATGGCCGAGCTTTTGACCAAGACGAGCTTGGTTTCTTCATGGCATGGAGATACACAACATCATCATAATCCTAGGGTTTCTGTCGTTCCTAAGAGTTATAGCTTTGGTTATGGTTTGAAGAGATTCCCTTCTTTGAAGATAAAATCACAGGTGCTCAGATCTTCAACTCTTTCATCTGATTTTCATGGCAAAAAGCTCTTATTTCGTGTGAATAGAGCATCATCGCCTAACAGGGTTAATTCGCAGCTTCGACCTTCTATCGTGTCTCAGGTtggttaaaattaattttttgtttttaaaatatactttttGCTTGAATTTGAGAAAAGGCCCCTTCTTTTCTCTGGACATTAGGGATTTAGTTAATTTTTCATGAAATAGTATTCtatttcttccaattctctttgttaatttttaatttttttttgtcagatGACTGGTAGAATTGGTAAGGTTCAGAAATGGTGGGAGAAAGGGATTCAACCGAACATGAGGGAAGTGACTTCCGCAGAGGACCTTGTGAATTCACTATTGAACGCAGGGGACAAGCttgttattgttgatttcttCTCTCCTGGTTGTGGTGGCTGCAAAGCCCTTCATCCTAAGGTATATAAATTCTTCACGAACAACCCCCTTCTCTTTTGGTTTATATTTATAGAGATTAGGTTTAGGGAAAATAACTTTCAAATTTTGGGTGCTTTGTTTCagatttttaaagaaataattatCAATTTAGGGGgttttttgttcatttttttgTGGGTGGGCCGGGGGGGGGGGGTATTTTATAAGTGCATGAGAGACTAGTTATGTATATTCTCTTGCATGAGAGACTAGATCTGAAACTGTTGACTTTGCCATCAACAGTTCAGACTAAATCCCGTATGTATTAAGCCCTATCTTTGTTCATGACTCTTATATTTGGCTAATTTGGAATGTTTCTGATTTTTAGTGTTACTTTTTGGTTGTGGTTTTGCAGATATGTCAATTGGCTGAGATGAACCCTGATATTCAGTTCCTTCAGGTGAACTATGAGGATCATAGATCCATGTGTTATAGCCTCAATGTCCATGTTCTTCCCTTCTTCCGCTTCTATAGAGGAGCTGAAGGTCGTTTATGCCAGTTTAGCTGTACCAATGCTACGGTTAGTGCAGCATTCTCTTGTCAATCTCAATTAAACTCTGAAAACTGTAAAGTTGTGTTTTTGCAGTCTAAGTAGAGTTTGATTACCTTGCCCCCTTTATTGCCTAATATGGTATTGGATAAGATTATGAGCTATGACTGTTTGATTTGAGGAATAATGTTAACGTGAGACCAAGTATTGAATATTTAGAAATGTTTGGGAGACAATAAAAACTAGTCCAAATCAATCCAAAGTTGTCTTATTTTACATTCATTAATTACCTCtgaaataaatacataatattaaatgtatttttatacGTGAGATGAATTATAGATGTTTAATTCATGTATTTCCTGATGGATTTGTTCATTTTCTTTGTTGGCTTAAATGGTAGGCAGCATAATAATTAAACAGCATTCAAATTTCAAAACTCACTcagtttatttttatcaaactaCAGATCAAGAAGTTCAGAGATGCATTAGCTAAACACACCCCAGAAAGATGTAGCTTGGAGCCAACAAAAGGGTTAGAAGAGAAAGAACTTCTAGCACTTGCTGCCAACAAAGAACTCACCTTCACATACACCCCAAAACCAAAATCGAAACCAGTTCAACCTGCTGCACCCAGTTTAAAGCCCCTCCCTTTACCCTCATTCACAGCAAATTCTGATGTCTCCAAAGACAGAACCTTGGCCACTTCTGGGAGATGATAGATATGGGGCCAGTTTAAGCAAAAGAACCCCATGTAACTTCATCATCCCTTGTACAGTGTGTAATATATATAGCTTGTGATGTTGAGAATGAGGATAATCATTGAAGATGAAGGCACACAGTAGTGTGTGTTCCTCCATGTAACTTCTTCATCCCTTGTACAGTGTGTACTATCTCATTATAGTATGTGAGGTTGAGAATGGGGATAATCATTGAAGATGAAGTCACACAATAGTGTGTGTATTTCTCCATGGGTCTTGGGTTTCTGTTTTTTCTGAATCCAAGCCTTGTTGGATGCTATTAGAGGGAAGTTAGGGGATTTTTTTTATGCATATCTCCTCCATGCTTTTGGGTTAGGAGGTGGAGATTATAGGATTATTATTAGTTTCCATTTTCTTTATTTGGTGTGTTTTAAGAAAGCTCTGAATCATATTTATGTAAGATAAGAGTCATTATGTTATTGAATGAGAGTTTACTTTGCTGTTCTATTTATATAAGCCTACTATTATATCGAGATTCCCCCCTTCCCCTctttaaaattagaaaacagATATCACTGCATTCGTGTTTGGTGTTTATAGACTATAATAGTAGGGTGTTAATAAGGCTCCGTTTGGTTAATGTCTATGTCCATCAGAGACATGGACACGGTGGTACGTGTACACCGTTTGTTTGTTGagacataaaattttaaagacacGGTGATACACAAATGCACATAAAAGACATGTATTTAGTATATCTCTTTCAAGCTGTGACACTACGATACAATTCATGAGACACAGATTTTTCCAATTTTATCCCTAATTattctttaaaatttcaatCACTGTCTTTTATCTTTAACACTTGAGTTGTTTTAGTTTAGGGATAAAATGGACTTTTGAATTAAATACATGTGTCTTATGTATTATCACCAAACATGTTATAAAATTTGTGTATCTTTGTGTTCATTTATATTTGTGTCTTTGTGTCTATGTCTCTATTTTTTTGAGACAACAACCAAACACTGCCTAagatcttttatattttacgATGCGTTTGTACAGTACGAAACACGACACAAACAATATATTTTGATAtacgaattttaaaattttataagatacagaatacatatatatagaaaatatgaattatttttagataaattgtaatgttttgatattttattaatattgaaatataaatgattttttaatatttttttacttaaaaaattaaacaaaatataagaaagaaaataaaagccaagaaTTGTTTAAACAGAGGGATATTTTGAACATCAATAAAACAATAAATCTAAAATCATCTTGATGATTAGTAATAAAGTTAAATGTCTCTACACAATCTATCTCTCAAATAACATTTTGTAGATTCATATTTCAAATTAAGAGATAACATTTCCAAATAACAAGtaatttcttttgaaaaatacttaCTCTCAATCATTTTTAAACACTTTCTTTGCCAACATTCATTACAATTTACAATCTCAGAtaacacaagcaaaaccaacaCTATTACCAGAATAAAGATAAATAGCATCATAATTAACCTTAAAAGTATCTATAGATGGAGGAATCCAAGAACCACTTAGAATATAAAGGAATGACATACGTTGTAATTAAAAAACACTCATAAGCTCTTTTTCTGTACCTAACACCAGAAAAATAACTTTTTTCAAAGGTCAAGTCTCATGAGAATTAAAGATGTCATTATTTCTTACTCGCCATATCTACCGGTCTCAAAAAGAACCTGAACGGATGCTCTTTGCTATGCTACAAGAACCAGTTCTTTAAATCCAAAGGATGACAAGAAACCCAACCTGTGCTATACAAGTTGAGCTTTTGGACAATCTCAAATACAATGTAAAATGACTAGAAAGACATTTTAAGCACATATCCGATGACGGCATCCCTCTTCCAACTAAAAAGCTGCTTATACAACCACAAGTAACCATTGCATGAGTCATGGACTTTGGATGCAGCCCCAAACCAATACAAACCCACTTCTGGACCCGTTTGCACATCTAGATTGTAAGAAAGAATGTTGCCTTTTAGATTATGAGATAGATGGGACTAAA
Above is a genomic segment from Arachis stenosperma cultivar V10309 chromosome 1, arast.V10309.gnm1.PFL2, whole genome shotgun sequence containing:
- the LOC130942487 gene encoding thioredoxin-like 1-1, chloroplastic codes for the protein MAELLTKTSLVSSWHGDTQHHHNPRVSVVPKSYSFGYGLKRFPSLKIKSQVLRSSTLSSDFHGKKLLFRVNRASSPNRVNSQLRPSIVSQMTGRIGKVQKWWEKGIQPNMREVTSAEDLVNSLLNAGDKLVIVDFFSPGCGGCKALHPKICQLAEMNPDIQFLQVNYEDHRSMCYSLNVHVLPFFRFYRGAEGRLCQFSCTNATIKKFRDALAKHTPERCSLEPTKGLEEKELLALAANKELTFTYTPKPKSKPVQPAAPSLKPLPLPSFTANSDVSKDRTLATSGR